GACTCATCATAGCCCTGGGCTGGCGCCTGCTTTCAAAACCCTCCAGttcttcaatattttgcctaatatctagtgatttctacgtgttttcgtgtatttctaggttcaggtgtgtaaatACTGGTAGCAGGAGAAAttaaggaggataaggaggtaggaaggagaaaaggaggaagaggaggagcagccaagcaacaatacttaagtcaccctccatttcctcaatattttgtctaaaatcgagtgtttttatttgtttctgggCTCAGCCGTATAGATgggagcaagagaaagaagaaggagaaacaaaggaggaggacgaagaagaaattgagaaaTGGAGACGGAATAGAAGAAGGGGCCAAGATGTTATATTTAGGTAAGTGGCTCTTTTAATTCTAACGTTCTTTACAATGCATTTTATTGGTTTGGGGTGTATTTCggctgttttgagtgtgttgaattttgttgcagggcgttttgagtgttataagtatgtTTTGTGTGAATTTCGTGTGCTTTCAGCGTGTTTTAGAAATTTTtgggtatattttacgtattttgagtGTGGCTTGGACGTGTGTGAGAGTATTTGGatgtttttagtgtattttgggAGGATTTTAACGGATtgcgtggtgttttgagtgtgttttgggttagttttgcgTGTTTTaagttgtgtgggtgtgtgttagggtttttggggtgtttatggGGAGGtttcggtatatatatatatatatatatatatatatatatatatatatatatatatatatatatatatattaggtgtTTTAAATgcgtttttagtgtgtttggtgaCATTTTGAAAtattgcatggtgttttgagtgtgtttaagtATAATACTGAGTGTTTTACGTGGTTGGGTGTGTGGGGTGATTTTGGTGTATATTGGTTGTTtctagtgagtgtgtgtgtgtttggggccATTCTAAGGTGTTGCccgatgttttgagtgtgctatGGGTTACTTTTGAGCATTTTAAGTGGTGCGGGCGTGTGAGAGCAATGttctgggtgttttggtgtgtggaagcagtgttctgtgtgttgtagtgtgtagaagcagtgttctgggtgttgtggtgtgtggaagcagtgttctgggtgttatggtgtgtggaagcggtgttctgggtgtgtttgggtgtgtggaagcagtgttctgggtgtgtttgggtgtgtggaagcagtgttctgggtgtttgggtgtgtggaagcagtgttctgggtgtgtttgggtgtgtggaaacagtgttctgggtgtgtgggtgtgtggaagcagtgttctgggtgtttgggtgtgtggaagCAGTGAtctgggtgtttgggtgtgtggaaacagtgttctgggtgtttgggtgtgtggaagcagtgttctgggtgtttggatgtgtggAAACAGTGTTCTAGGTGTGTGGAAgcagtgttctgggtgtttgggtgtggaaACAGTGGAAAgcagtgttctgggtgtttgggtgtgtggaagcagtctgggtgtttgggtgtgtggaaacagtgttttgggtgtgtttgggtgtgtggaaacagtgttctgggtgtttgggtgtgtggaagcagtgttctgggtgtttgggtgtgtggaagtgtgggtgtgtgggtgtgtggaagcagtgttctgggtgtttggtgtgtggaagcagtgttctgggtgtttgggtgtgtggaagcagtgttctgggtgtttgggtgtgtggaagcagtgttctgggtgtttgggtgtgtggcagtgttctgggtgtttgtgtgtggaagcagtgttttgggtgtttgggtgtgtggaagcagtgttctgggtgtttggtgtgtggaagcagtgttctgggtgtgtgggtgtgtggaagcAGTGTTctaggtgtttgggtgtgtggaagtagtgttttgggtttttgggtgtgtggtagtagtgttttgggtgtttgggtgtgtgggagcaatgttttgggtgtttgggtgtgtggaagcagtgttttgggtgtttggatgtgtggaagcagtgttctgggtgtgtgggtgtgtggaagcAGTGTTctaggtgtttgggtgtgtggaagtagtgttttgggtgttttggtgtgtgggagcaatgttttgggtgtttgggtgtgtagaagcagtgttctgggtgtgtgtgtgtgtgtgtgtgtggaagcagtgttctgggtgtgtgggtgtgtggaagcagtgttctgggtgtttgggtgtgtggaagtagtgttttgggtgtgtgggtgtgtggaagcAGTGTTCtgggtatttgggtgtgtggaagcagtgttttgggtgtgtgggtgtgtggaagcagtgttctgggtgtgtgggtgtgtggaagcagtgttctgggtgtttGGGTAACGTATCCCCAATGAACATGTCTGATTTGAGACTGAACGAAGATATATTTGACAGATCGAATTAGTGTGAAATATTTGGTTTACCTTAGAAATGAGTTAAGGGTTAAAGTAATGTTTCCCCTCATTCTATCACTatatccctttctccttcctcgatcttcctattccttcctcctttccgaCTCATAAGAATATTCATGAAAAACAAGAGGTTGGACATGGCGTAACTTCGAGTAGTACTAACTACAGTACACTGTTCCTTGCATCCCCACCGACCCTACTTCTTTTCCACATTCACCTCCACGTCCTGTTCTCACGGACTAAAATTAAATCTATAGCCGTGATGATTAATGAAATTAAGGGACTTGGAGAGTctgaagggagaaaagataatCTGAAGGGAATAGTGAGTTTAAAAGCtagattgattgataactttattgtaGGGGTTGGGTCATGCCAAGGATTCTGTATCTTCCTTGGGTCATGCCGACCACCCTTAAACATGGGACAAGCTAGTGACTAAAGAGCAAGTTTGAAAGGATTAGCATAAATTTAAAGGGAACATGACAAATTTAAAAGGAGCAAAGGAAATCTAAAAGGATTAGAGTAAGTTTGAATGGAATATACACAGTTTAAAATGGTAGAATATGATTTTGATCGAGTTTAATCTTAGTTTTGATGCTCCCAAGGAAAGTCGCCGTGTCAGAGTCAGACGACTATTATTGTTTCTTGCCGCGCCGCGGCGCCAGTGACCACCATCACACAGCTGGCTGACTAGCAGACAGGAAACGATAGAGCTGTCGTCTGTTACAAGTGTACACATGTGAAGGTTGACTGAGAGTGCGAAGAAGCCCAACCACGGGTTCACCAGTGTGACATTCGACAGTGTGGTAGCAGAGAATGGTATCTGTGTGATGAAAACAGCGAGTCCTTGAGCAGTGTTGTCGTTGATCATCCTCCTTGCGTCACCAGTGATGCCTTGTCAGGTGAACAGAAGACGTGGGCGCCACCATTCAGGCACCTTGCTGCTTTGTGGCACCGGATGGCGTTGTTATGTGGAATTATTAACAATGGTTACTAGGGGACTGCTGCAGCTCTATTATGGTGTTGCTTGAGTCCATGTAATCACCTATCAGTGggctgcaccacaccaccactctgGGCTGCTTTATGACACACGTAATTGCTTTCCATTGCGTAACAGGCCTCTATGTACACTTGGCAGCTATGTACCATGATATGTACCATGATATAGCAATGTAACTTTATTATTAATGTAATTAATAATGTTGATTTGTTTGCCACGCAAATAGAAAATAGAGCACTGCTCATTATTTGCTTTGAAAAGGACAACTTAAGTGTGCACAATTTTATAAAGAAGGATGGAATTATGGAAAAGGTTCCATTGTGCTTTGTCCTAAtctcaagaagaaagaaaaaggacatgTAGCtctcattaaaaagaaaaaaaagattgatttAACGTCAGCATCTGTTTGTGAAGTTGTTTTGGATTTTTGAAAGAGCGCAATGGTCAGCAGTGCGAGTGTACATTCCCGAGGCTTCCCTTCATGGGTGCTGGTATCACTGGGCCTAAGCAGTGTACCACAGAGTGAAGAGACTAGGTCTACAAAATGCCTGTATTAATCAACTCACTATAAGACAATTCATCTGGCAGTTAATGGCGCTGCCAAACTTACCTCCATCTCATATAGAGCCAGCTTTTTGCCATATCACTAGCCACCTACTTCCTGATCAGAGACTTCAAGATCTCATTACCTACTACGAAAAAGATTGATGAAAAATGAGATACATCCTCCATATTCTTGGAGCTCTTACAAGTGCCCTGTTCAGACTATTAATGATGCAGGAGGGTGGCACCATTCAATTAACAGGTAACAAAATTCAATTCTATAAACATGTACCTCTTAATCAGTATTCTACATGACAAATCTAGTACAATTCCTATGATTGTAAAattgataagacaaaaaatgtATAGATACCAAAGGAAGCATGCTATCCAAAAGCAAATTAACCTCGATGACAAAATGGATGAAATATGATCCATAACAACATCTGAATTTATAAACCAGTGTGCTGAACTGCTGGATCATGCTGAGGACTAAGCTTGTATTAAGTCAATGTACAGTATGCTGAATTTTATTGGTTGACAAGTTTTAATTATTGTATGCAGTTTTAACATGTTTATGCTTTGGTGTTATCTTTTAATGCAgtttcattacttttatatcttgtgtttttaatttctatcttacaaaaaatattttatctTCCTACTTGATATCTGGTACGTAGCAGCCCACCAATGGTACACATAAGCCAAAGCAGTGGTACATAGCAGTCCACCAACGGTACACATAAGCCAAAGCAGTGGTACATAGCAGTCCACCAATGGTACATGTAAGCCAAAGCAGTGGTACATAGCAGTCCACCAACGGTACACATAAGCCAAAGCAGTGGTACATAGCAGCCCACCAATGGTACACATAAGCCAAAGCAGTGGTACATAGCAGTCCACCAACGGTACACATAAGCCAAAGCAGTGGTACATAGCAGTCCACCAACAGTACACATAAGCCAAAGCAGTGGTACATAGCAGTCCACCAATGGTACATGTAAGCCAAAGCAGTGGTACATAGCAGCCCACCAACGGTACACATAAGCCAAAGCAGTGGTACATAGCAGCCCACCAATGGTACACATAAGCCAAAGCAGTGGTACATAGCAGTCCACCAACGGTACACATAAGCCAAAGCAGTGGTACATAGCAGCCCACCAACGGTACACATAAGCCAAAGCAGTGGTACATAGGAGCCAGTACATAGTAGCCCACCAATGGTACAGATATGCCAGAGCAGTGGTACATAGCAGCTAACAGTACATAGCAGCTAGCATTCTTCCATTGCCATGTCAAGTACATAAAAGAGTTTCCCATGTTAAGCACCATTCCAATACCTGGTCCTCTTACCTTAAATTTGCCTGTGTGTAGGTTTGTTatgagtgtttttcttatttacactGACAAATTAAAGAAGACTCACCAGATACAGTGAAAATCAGTTAAGTtgaatgtgtgtttgttatttttttatttatttattttttttttttttttttatttttttttttgctcttaggGAACAAAAAGAGTAGCTGCTATTCCAGTATGGCCTTTCCAGCTCCAGCCATGCTCATCCTCTTAGAATTAGAATAGTATTTATGATGTATGAAGATTTCTAAATGTTCCTGCTGTAGAGATTCCTTGTGTTTCAGCAAAGATAACACGCTGAGTGATATGAACACCATTGGCCTTACTATCCTGGTACGAATGGGTAACTGTCTCTGTGCCAGGGAAACAATCGAGATCAATGGAAACAAATATTACATAAGGGACTGCATTGGGGAAGGGTGAGTACTTGAATGTGcttgtatattttcattattcgtgTAGTTTCAAAATTAAATTAATATATCTGTGTATCACTTAGAATGGTATAATTCATCATTGACTCAACATTTAAATAATCATctattttatttgctttgtaTCCATTTTTCtatccacctgtgtgtgtgttcagtagtCTATCATGAGGTGTGTCCAAGAAATGATTGGATGGGAACATTTCTGTGCACCTCTTTTATCAATTTCAGGGTTAACTGTTTCCCTACCTATAGAACTCATCCATATTCTGAATTGATCTTCTTAATAATTTGGATGAATTTGCAGCATTTATTATATGCTATTGAAAGTATATGTCAATTAATTTTCTTATGGGCATCACCTgataccatatttttttttggcaGAGGGTTCAGcacagtggtgttggtggagagtGCTATCAGTCACAAACTCTATGCCCTCAAGCGCATCACTTGCCATGCTCAGACAGATGAGAAGGTTAGTCCACAAGCACAGTAGGGCTGGTACACcaaaatatttattgaaaaGATGTgtcaaattactttttttcatccatgttttctttattctttattgaaTTATTATTTATGTGTAAAAACTATGATTtaacatacatgaaaatagGAGGGTTTCTTGCTCATTTTAATCCATATATCTAGAACACAAGAGAAGATCTTATATGTCAAATCATAAAATTTTTCAGGTTGCACTGTCTGAGGTGGAGTTTCACAAAGCATTATGCCATCCCAACATTGTGGAGTGCATTGACTCTGATCTAGTAGGAGTGCCTGACCTGGTGGGTAACAAAACCTCCCAagtcctcatccttctcccttaCTTTCCGGTGAGTGGAGGTGCAGTGTTGTGTACCTTGACGTGTTCGTATATACTGTACAATCTTCGTAGCAAAGGTGTAATATTTTTGTAGATACCGAGACTCATCACTTGCAGTCAACTGTTTCTTTACAcaaatttcctttttatttatacagttTTTCCAATATTCAAATGCATAGATATTCATTTCTCTGATTTTTGGAGACTTAATCTGTCAACACCACCAATGATTTACTGTGGTCGGCACAGGGCAGTACATAGTTTGAAATTTCATGTATGTATTTGATGTCATTTTGTTTTTGATTTGTGGACATGATGTTTTGAATTTGCTTATCTTACGCATTCTTAAATTGAGAAACTACTGTACTGCATTTAcaagttgttttctttttaagcgAGGAACTTTGCATGATGAGCTAATACGAAGGCAGGAGACCAACACTCCCTTGGAGGAGGTATGTGGCCCAGTTCTTTCTTAAAAAAATGCATCATGTATTGTTAAAAGTTATACCAAGCATAATGGATGTTTACTTACATGGACCTAATGAATCCCATCAACCAGACAACAGTTCTCACCACCTTCCGAGGGATTTGTGAGGCAATCCTGTGCATGCATTCAGCCAAGCCTCATGCCCTGGCTCATCGGGACATTAAGACAGCCAATGTTCTCCTCAAAGAAGACTTCACTCCTGTCCTCATGGATCTTGGTAAGGTTTTGCTTGTATTATTAAAACTTGTCATTGAGAAAATGTAAGTTGTGTTAAGTTATGTGTAGTATTATTTTGTTCCAGTGCCTGGTTGTGGAAGTGAATTCCATTTGAAGCACAGTGAATGATTGAGGTATctgaatagtctctctctctctctctctctctctctctctctctctctctctctctctctctctctctctctctctctctctctctctctctctctctctctctctctctctctctctctctcacacacacacacacacacacacacacacacacacacacacacacacacacacacacacacacacacacacacacatgtgtgcagggagcaactggcagaaaaagtttgtgaagtaattgatgcctcattaagggaaggtgtagtgccccaagactggaaaagagctaacattgtcccaatctataaatcaggtaacaagagagacccattgaactatagaccagtgtcacttacaagtgtggtagctaagatgtgtgagagggtggtgaagaatagatggacagacttcttggagaaaaatgacatactttgtgagtgtcaatttggttttagaaaagggcgttcatgcacgacaaacctgatatgttactattcgagggtgatagatgtaatacaggaaagagatggttgggctgatggaatatatctggatttaaaaaggcctttgataaggtaccacacggagactgatctggaaacttgaaatggtaggaggagtgcatggcagtttactaaaatggatggaagacttttggtaggaagagaaatgagaacaataattaaggacagaccatcagaatggggattggtggagagtggagttccacagggatcagtgttggcaccagtaatgttcgcggtctacataaatgacatggtggatggggtgtccagttatgtgagcctatttgcaggcgatgcaaaattgttaagaaaagtgagatgtgacaaagattgcgaactactccaggaagacttggacagaatatggaaatggagctgtacatggcaaatggagttcaacacgacaaaatgcaagaaaatagagtttggcaagagtgaaagaagaatcaggagtatgtacaagataggaaatgaagacataaaaccagtcatgaagaaaaagaccttggggtgacaattaccaatgacctatcgccagagagacatataaacaaaataattggagaagtattgaacttattgaggaacataagagtggcgttcgtatatttagatgaagaaatgatgaagaaaataattactgcaatgataagaccgaggcttgaatatgcaacaatacagtgggctcgaacttaaagaaacacataaggaaactagagaaagtacagagggctgcaacaaaatggtgcctgacttaagagatttgacttatgaagacagactgaaaagaatgcaacttccgaccctggaaaacagaagaaaggggagacctgatagcaatatacagagtgatgattggcatggaaaaaatggatagggaagatctgtgtatgtggaatgaaagaatgtcgagagggcatgggaaaaaactaaaaatggccacttataggagagatgtgaaaaaatatagcttccctcatagaagggtggaagcatggaatagtttagacgtggaagtggtcaacgcaaggaatattcatgattttaagaaaaagctggacattaatagatatggagacgggacaacacgagcatagctcttttcccgtatgttacaattaggtaaatacaattaggtaaatacacaccttttcttgtctttccttgtgCAGGCTCCACAGCCAGGGCTCGAGTGGAAGTGAATGGCAGTTCTGATGCTCGCAAACTTCAAGATGAGGCAGCAGAAAAGAGTTCAATGGCCTACAGGGCTCCTGAGCTTTTCAATGTTGAGGCTTTTTGTCACATTGATGAACGAACAGATGTTTGGGTGAGTCCTTTATGGTGAAATGTTCATTGTGTTTCGGAGTAAGATTTTCATGATTCCCTGCCACTCCATAGCTCATCCCTGTATCTTAAGTAAGTTTAAATTCAGTGGAAGCAAAGTGTAATTATTCATGATGTTTCTGCATTCATAAGGAACAGAATAGAATATAGTTTCCTTTGAAAGATTATGATTAGGTATGTGTTAGGAAGAAGAACTACAGGCAACTTGTTTTACTTGTCCTTTACACTGATGTTCCCATATCAGTTGatctaagaaaagaaataagttgAATGATGGTGGTAAATTCATTTGTATTTCCATTTGTTTCAGTCATTGGGATGCTTGCTGTATGCACTGTGCTTCTACAAGTCTCCCTTTGAAGCGGTGTATGAGCGAGGGGACAGTGTGGCTCTGGCTGTTGTCAGTGGTAACATCAAGGTACCAGACACTCATCCATTTTCAAAGGTTTGTAACTTTATGTACGGTAAGCCCCCgtacttggcgaattaattaatctggcgaaactaccaccaaatgcgaatttcgacAAGCATGAGTTCTTTATACATACtgtataaattgcctaaaaaatgcctcaatcagtctttggtcattgccaaagtccctcttttgactgctaaaataccatctttcgagctgaaataaaatcttttgcctttacatattagaacacatgtacaaaacagaccagtaaacaataaataaagctaataagacatgatataaagactGTAACctgtttttccatctgtttccctcacccacttttgtccttgccaccaccaccattgtccttacccccaccggtaccacctgttgcgctggtagaggtaatgttggcggtaaatcgccagaattcgttcccatgctaacagaacagagggtagcacaaataAAATGGCTGAAgaggactctcacactgcattctgataggGTTAGAGAGAGATCTGATGTCACTGTGTAGCCACCAGGGGACCGCCAAGTGTGAATTTGGTTGTCTGTGttcaccctaccgccaaaagtgaatttcgccaagctgaggtTTGCCAAGTGTGGGGGCTTTCTGTACTGTTATTGAATATGtacaacagatttttttttttcttatgtaagaggggaaagctgggcaagggcaacgaaaaaaaggtccacttaattgctagttcccttgcaggtctgagagagtttcTGAAAATAAagcgataaataaataaataaaatgattggCATAGCTTTGTTGGTATACTTTCTGTAGTTATCTCTTTTATaccactgtggtgtgtgtgtgtgtgtgtgtgtgtgtgtgtgtgtgtgtgtgtgtgtgacgactTTGTGGCATGTcaaattaatttttatttttttcacaggaCGTTATAGAATTGATAGAAAGTCTTCTGAAGGTGAACCCTGAGGAGCGGCCGTACGTGGACTGGATAGTGAACTCAGTGGACCAGCTCATCAACAAGTCAGCAGGGGCAGTATAGTCTCCTACAGCTCAACGAGTATTGTACAAGACAAATGcatcatctcccttctctcatgctggtttttgctactactacttgtatctGAGCCACTGAACACCTACCTTCTTGTATTATATGATATATGTACTTGAGTATATCATGATCACATAATAGAATGATTACCTGGGGCCACATTCACTGACCAGAAAAGTTGAAATAGCAATGTTTAGTAAAGAGTACTGGGATATATGTAGATATTTAAGGATTTATGCACCAATGAACATTTTCCTAATATCTAGAAATATTTATACATGAAgtatattttcaatttttatgtTTATGATAATAAGAAATTCTCACCATCAGCATTGCCGTTCCTGAAACATAACAATGCTTTGTCTAATGTTGAAGTAACAAGTTATTAAAAGTTCCTTTGAAGTGTGACAGAGGCTCTGGTTGTGCTGTGAATGTAGagacttgaattttttttttttttttttttttttttttttttctcctggtgAAGGCTGAGGTGGAGGTAATGCACCACTGCTGATTGCAGCATTCACATGATGATGGATGTGTACTCTAAGATAATTAGCTAGTTGCtacagttttatatatatatatatatatatatatatatatatatatatatatatatatatatatatatatatatatatatatatatatatatatatatatatatatatatatatatatatatatatatatatatatatatatatatatatatatatatatatatatatatatatatatatatatatatatatatatatatatatatatatatatatatatatatatatatatatatatatatatatatatatatatatatatatatatgtttatatatgaAAGCACAGATACAGACAAAGCACTGCAAAATAGAAATGAGCTTCAGCTTTGCAGAAAtactgagtaaaaaaaaagtgcagagTTGTTCATCATGGCAAAGAAAATGTTCATGGTTTCTCATCTTTGGTCTCTGATGTATGACAAAACCttgccattacacacacacacacacacacacacacacacacacacacacacacacacacacacacacacacacacacacacacacacacacacacacacacacacacacacacacacacacacacacacacacacacacacacacacacacacacacacacacgaaaataatcaaccggcaagccatattgatagaatattcagagagacatacaatttgctaaggaatattggaatagcatttcactacatggacaaagaaatgatgaagaaactgataaatactataataagacccagattggaatatgcaggagtagtgtggacccctcacaaaaagaaacacataaggaagctggagagactacaaaaaatggctacaagaatggtcctaGAACTTGAAGGAATgccatatgaggagagactaaaggatcttccaacattggagcagagaagggagagaggggatctcatacaagtttataaattgataaacggaatggaccaagtggacaatgagtatctgatcctgagagaagaatatgccagtcgaagcacaagatcgcatagtaagaagctgaggaaggaaagatgtgtaagagatattaaaaagtatagtttcccgcaaagatgtattgagacgtggaacagtttgaatgaagaggtagtgtctgcaacgagtgtgcatacttttaaagtaagattggataagtgtagatatggagacggggccacacgagcataaagcccaggccctgtaaaactacaactaggtaaacacacacacacacacacacacacacacacacacacacacacacacacacacacacacacacacacacacacggcccggtagctcagtggttagagcgctggcttcacaagccagaggaccgggattcgattccccggctgggtggagatatttgggtgtgtctcctttcatgtgtagcccctgttcacctagcagtgagtaggtacgggatgtaaatcgaggagttgtgaccttgttgtcccggtgtgtggtgtgtacctggtctcaggcctatccgattggaaacaatgagctctgagctcgttccgtaaacaagagactgcagcagatcagacaGTG
The window above is part of the Portunus trituberculatus isolate SZX2019 chromosome 38, ASM1759143v1, whole genome shotgun sequence genome. Proteins encoded here:
- the LOC123515202 gene encoding serine/threonine-protein kinase 16-like isoform X1; this translates as MVCYTTAGRKRTGHQQPHHSAVCKHPQCIWSHSHILLDAIWLRRVVPYRWEQEKEEGETKEEDEEEIEKWRRNRRRGQDVIFSKDNTLSDMNTIGLTILVRMGNCLCARETIEINGNKYYIRDCIGEGGFSTVVLVESAISHKLYALKRITCHAQTDEKVALSEVEFHKALCHPNIVECIDSDLVGVPDLVGNKTSQVLILLPYFPRGTLHDELIRRQETNTPLEETTVLTTFRGICEAILCMHSAKPHALAHRDIKTANVLLKEDFTPVLMDLGSTARARVEVNGSSDARKLQDEAAEKSSMAYRAPELFNVEAFCHIDERTDVWSLGCLLYALCFYKSPFEAVYERGDSVALAVVSGNIKVPDTHPFSKDVIELIESLLKVNPEERPYVDWIVNSVDQLINKSAGAV
- the LOC123515202 gene encoding serine/threonine-protein kinase 16-like isoform X3, which codes for MNTIGLTILVRMGNCLCARETIEINGNKYYIRDCIGEGGFSTVVLVESAISHKLYALKRITCHAQTDEKVALSEVEFHKALCHPNIVECIDSDLVGVPDLVGNKTSQVLILLPYFPRGTLHDELIRRQETNTPLEETTVLTTFRGICEAILCMHSAKPHALAHRDIKTANVLLKEDFTPVLMDLGSTARARVEVNGSSDARKLQDEAAEKSSMAYRAPELFNVEAFCHIDERTDVWSLGCLLYALCFYKSPFEAVYERGDSVALAVVSGNIKVPDTHPFSKDVIELIESLLKVNPEERPYVDWIVNSVDQLINKSAGAV
- the LOC123515202 gene encoding serine/threonine-protein kinase 16-like isoform X2; the protein is MKNEIHPPYSWSSYKCPVQTINDAGGWHHSINSKDNTLSDMNTIGLTILVRMGNCLCARETIEINGNKYYIRDCIGEGGFSTVVLVESAISHKLYALKRITCHAQTDEKVALSEVEFHKALCHPNIVECIDSDLVGVPDLVGNKTSQVLILLPYFPRGTLHDELIRRQETNTPLEETTVLTTFRGICEAILCMHSAKPHALAHRDIKTANVLLKEDFTPVLMDLGSTARARVEVNGSSDARKLQDEAAEKSSMAYRAPELFNVEAFCHIDERTDVWSLGCLLYALCFYKSPFEAVYERGDSVALAVVSGNIKVPDTHPFSKDVIELIESLLKVNPEERPYVDWIVNSVDQLINKSAGAV